In the Periophthalmus magnuspinnatus isolate fPerMag1 chromosome 4, fPerMag1.2.pri, whole genome shotgun sequence genome, one interval contains:
- the LOC117370432 gene encoding GTP-binding protein Di-Ras2-like, producing MPEQSNDYSVVVFGAGGVGKSSLVLRFVKGTFRDTYIPTVEDTYRQVISCDKSVCTLQITDTTGSHQFPAMQRLSISKGHAFVLVYSITSRQSLEELKPIYQQIVSIKGSVESIPIMLVGNKSDEISQREVEQNQGEAQAKLWKCAFMETSAKTNHNVTELFQELLSLEKKRDMSLSIDGKRGGKQTRADKLKGKCSVM from the exons ATGCCCGAGCAGAGTAATGACTACAGCGTGGTGGTGTTTGGGGCGGGGGGAGTGGGGAAGAGTTCTCTGGTTCTGCGCTTCGTCAAAGGAACTTTCAGAGACACGTACATCCCCACAGTGGAGGACACCTACAGACAG GTGATCAGTTGTGATAAGAGTGTGTGCACTCTTCAGATCACAGACACTACGGGGAGTCACCAGTTCCCGGCGATGCAGCGTCTGTCCATCTCCAAAGGCCACGCcttcgtcctggtttactccatcACGAGCCGCCAGTCCCTGGAGGAGCTGAAGCCCATTTACCAGCAG ATCGTGTCGATCAAAGGCAGTGTGGAGTCCATTCCGATTATGCTGGTGGGGAACAAAAGTGATGAGATTTCTCAGCGTGAGGTGGAGCAGAATCAGGGCGAGGCTCAGGCCAAACTGTGGAAATGCGCCTTCATGGAAACGTCGGCCAAAACCAACCACAACGTCACCGAACTGTTTCAGGAGCTGCTGTCGCTCGAGAAGAAGCGCGACATGAGTCTGAGCATCGACGGCAAACGCGGCGGCAAACAGACGCGCGCCGACAAACTGAAGGGCAAGTGCAGCGTCATGTGA